In Chrysoperla carnea chromosome 2, inChrCarn1.1, whole genome shotgun sequence, the following proteins share a genomic window:
- the LOC123293927 gene encoding E3 ubiquitin-protein ligase SIAH1B-like isoform X2, whose translation MPLKLNFKQSGGNRNTLSRNTLQAIRAPLQNNSNNNSGASENTVVLSRVRERFRERLENIANVEDMNSKRRGAVVSSYSNSSTVVSVTVPEATASTSSISATPANLTSIFECPVCMDYVLPPIFQCSNGHLLCSNCRPRLANCPTCRGELGNIRNLGLEQVAMMVEFPCKHVSTGCKEKFLAGKKEDHEEICEFRPYSCPCPGASCVWQGKLNGVMKHLESSHKSITTLQGEDIVFLATDINLPGAVDWVMMQSCFGQNFMLVLEKQEKFDGHTQFFAIVQLIGPRKQAENFAYRLELNGHRRRLTWEAMPRSIHEGVASAIRNSDCLVFDTSIAKLFAENGNLAINVTISVVS comes from the coding sequence ATGCCACTAAAACTCAACTTTAAACAGTCAGGTGGGAATCGGAATACATTATCCAGAAATACATTGCAAGCAATACGTGCACCACTTCaaaacaacagcaacaacaataGTGGTGCGAGTGAAAATACCGTAGTTTTATCACGTGTTCGTGAACGATTTCGGGAACGTTTAGAAAATATTGCAAACGTGGAAGACATGAATTCCAAACGACGTGGTGCTGTTGTTTCTTCATACTCAAATTCTAGCACGGTTGTATCCGTCACCGTTCCAGAAGCTACAGCATCCACATCATCAATTAGTGCAACCCCAGCAAATTTAACAAGTATATTTGAATGTCCAGTATGTATGGACTATGTTTTACCACCAATATTCCAATGCTCGAATGGGCATTTATTATGTTCGAATTGTCGACCACGTTTAGCAAATTGTCCCACATGTCGTGGTGAATTAGGTAATATACGAAATTTGGGTTTGGAACAAGTCGCAATGATGGTTGAATTTCCATGCAAACATGTGAGCACTGGatgcaaagaaaaatttttagctggTAAAAAAGAGGATCACGAAGAAATATGTGAATTTCGACCATATAGTTGTCCTTGTCCGGGCGCATCATGCGTATGGCAGGGTAAATTAAATGGTGTGATGAAACACTTAGAATCCTCCCATAAAAGTATAACGACATTACAAGGGGAAGATATCGTGTTTCTTGCCACGGATATTAATTTACCGGGTGCTGTTGATTGGGTAATGATGCAAAGTTGCTTTGGACAAAATTTTATGCTAGTCTTAGAGAAACAAGAGAAATTTGATGGTCATAcccaattttttgcaattgtaCAATTAATCGGGCCACGTAAACAGGCGGAAAATTTTGCATATAGATTAGAATTGAATGGACATAGACGTCGTTTAACATGGGAGGCAATGCCACGATCAATACATGAGGGTGTTGCATCCGCAATACGAAATTCAGATTGTTTAGTATTTGATACGTCCATAGCAAAATTATTTGCTGAAAATGGTAACTTAGCGATTAATGTCACTATTTCCGTTGTTTCCtaa